A genome region from Hevea brasiliensis isolate MT/VB/25A 57/8 chromosome 9, ASM3005281v1, whole genome shotgun sequence includes the following:
- the LOC110662292 gene encoding salutaridine reductase has product MAETLDDTKSKRIAIVTGGNKGIGFEICRQLASKGIMVILTARDAKKGNEALVKLKAEGLVDVVFHPLDVADPATVATLAEYMKTQFGKLDILVNNAGITGAIINPEDRKNLNLGDLDVITGPKAKSIKKFVKQTYETAENCLKTNYYGIKQVSQALIPVLEQSKSARIINVSSTLGQLKLIPNETARKELGDVDGLTEEKIDKVVEEFLEDVEQDLVETKGWPTIFSAYKVSKAAVNAYTRVLASKYPRIAINAVCPGFTKTDLNGNTGGQPVEKGAEGPVKVALAPDGGPSGFFFDQTEISTF; this is encoded by the exons ATGGCAGAAACACTCGACGATACCAAATCAAAGAG GATTGCAATTGTAACAGGAGGCAACAAAGGGATAGGCTTTGAGATATGTAGACAGTTAGCTTCTAAAGGGATTATGGTGATCTTAACAGCTAGAGATGCAAAGAAGGGTAATGAAGCTCTTGTAAAGCTAAAAGCTGAAGGACTTGTTGATGTGGTATTTCATCCACTGGATGTGGCAGATCCAGCTACTGTTGCTACCTTAGCAGAGTATATGAAAACCCAGTTTGGAAAGCTTGATATATtg GTAAACAATGCAGGGATAACTGGAGCTATAATCAATCCAGAAGACAGGAAGAACTTGAATCTAGGTGATCTTGATGTT ATTACAGGACCAAAAGCTAAGTCAATAAAAAAATTTGTGAAACAAACTTATGAAACGGCAGAGAATTGCCTAAAGACAAATTACTATGGAATCAAGCAAGTTTCCCAAgcattaattccagttcttgaacaGTCCAAATCTGCAAGAATTATCAATGTCTCTTCCACCCTGGGGCAGTTAAAG CTAATTCCAAATGAAACAGCCAGAAAAGAGCTTGGTGATGTTGATGGCCTCACAGAAGAGAAGATTGACAAGGTTGTAGAAGAGTTCCTAGAGGATGTTGAGCAGGACCTGGTGGAAACTAAAGGTTGGCCCACAATTTTTTCTGCTTACAAGGTGTCCAAGGCAGCTGTTAACGCTTACACAAGGGTTTTGGCAAGCAAGTATCCAAGAATTGCCATAAATGCAGTTTGTCCTGGCTTCACTAAAACAGATTTGAATGGAAATACTGGGGGCCAGCCTGTTGAAAAAGGTGCAGAAGGTCCTGTCAAGGTGGCTTTGGCACCAGATGGTGGTCCTTCTGGCTTTTTCTTTGATCAGACAGAAATATCAACTTTTTGA
- the LOC110662293 gene encoding tetraspanin-10, translating to MGVGASNFVIRWINFLTMLLAIAVIIFGVWMSTHHDSCRRFLTLPVLGLGAFIFVISIIGFLGALKNNSILLWIYLILLCVILVAILVFTVLAFIVTNNGSGHSVPGLRYKEYELQDFSSWFLKQLNDTQNWKQLKSCLVKSDDCNNLSKKYKTLKQYKSAKLTPIEAGCCRPPSKCGYPAVNASYYDLSFHPISSDKDCKLYKNSRATKCYNCDSCKAGVAQYMKTEWRVVAIFNVILFVVLSMIYFVGCCARRNAAAANRSKA from the exons ATGGGTGTAGGCGCCAGCAACTTTGTCATCAGATGGATCAACTTTCTCACCATG CTTTTAGCTATAGCTGTCATAATTTTTGGAGTATGGATGAGCACACATCATGACAGCTGCCGAAGGTTTCTCACTCTCCCTGTGCTAGGCCTTGGGGCTTTCATATTTGTAAT ATCAATAATTGGCTTCTTGGGTGCGCTGAAGAACAACTCCATATTGTTGTGGATT TATCTGATTTTGCTGTGCGTCATTTTGGTGGCTATTCTGGTTTTCACAGTATTGGC GTTTATTGTAACAAATAATGGATCTGGTCATAGTGTCCCTGGTTTGAG GTATAAGGAGTATGAACTTCAGGATTTCAGCTCATGGTTTCTTAAACAG CTGAACGATACCCAAAATTGGAAGCAATTGAAGAGTTGTCTTGTGAAATCTGATGACTGCAATAATCTATCCAAGAAATATAAG ACTCTTAAGCAGTATAAGTCAGCAAAGCTGACCCCTATTGAAGCTGGTTGCTGCCGACCACCATCCAA ATGTGGTTATCCTGCTGTCAATGCTTCATATTATGATTTGAGCTTCCACCCAATCAGCTCTGACAAGGACTGTAAACTTTACAAAAATTCTCGGGCTACCAAATGCTATAATTGTGATTCCTGCAA AGCTGGAGTTGCACAGTACATGAAAACTGAGTGGAGAGTGGTTGCAATCTTTAATGTGATTTTATTTGTTGTCTTG TCAATGATTTATTTTGTGGGATGCTGTGCAAGACGAAATGCTGCTGCTGCTAATCGATCTAAAGCTTGA